A single region of the Streptomyces virginiae genome encodes:
- a CDS encoding aspartate-semialdehyde dehydrogenase, whose protein sequence is MTRTRSSGPALAVVGATGAVGSVLLQMLSQRADVWGEIRLIASARSAGRMLVVRAEETEVIALTEDAFDGLGPGDVALFLTPAEVSARWAPVVTTRGTVVIDLSAAFREDPEVPLVVPEVNGHAVRIRPRGIVAGPDCVTATMVAALGALHSEYALRDLVVSSYQAASAVGRAGSETLRRQQSLVAGTSLGEQPGDVRRAVGEDTGPFAAPLALNVVPWSGELCADGWSSHELAVRGETRRILQLEQLPVSVTCVQVPVLTGHSLTVRARFEREVEAVHAREILEAAPGVVLVDDPAAGEFPTPVDAAGTDPAWVGRVRVSLDDPYALEFFVCADNLRKGAALNATQIAELIAGEFA, encoded by the coding sequence ATGACCCGCACCCGGTCCTCCGGCCCGGCACTCGCCGTGGTCGGGGCGACCGGAGCAGTCGGTTCGGTCCTGCTCCAGATGCTGTCCCAGCGGGCGGACGTCTGGGGCGAGATCCGCCTGATCGCCTCCGCACGCTCGGCCGGCCGCATGCTGGTCGTCCGCGCGGAGGAGACCGAGGTGATCGCCCTCACCGAGGACGCCTTCGACGGCCTCGGACCGGGCGACGTCGCACTCTTCCTCACCCCGGCCGAGGTATCGGCCCGGTGGGCTCCCGTGGTCACCACGCGCGGCACGGTCGTCATCGACCTGTCCGCCGCCTTCCGGGAGGACCCCGAGGTCCCGCTGGTGGTGCCCGAGGTCAACGGGCACGCCGTACGGATCCGGCCGCGCGGGATCGTCGCCGGCCCGGACTGCGTGACCGCCACCATGGTCGCGGCCCTGGGCGCGCTGCATTCCGAGTACGCGCTGCGCGACCTGGTCGTGTCCTCGTACCAGGCCGCGAGCGCCGTCGGGCGGGCCGGCTCCGAGACGCTGCGCCGCCAGCAGTCGCTGGTCGCCGGGACCTCCCTCGGCGAGCAGCCCGGGGACGTACGACGCGCCGTCGGCGAGGACACCGGCCCCTTCGCGGCCCCGCTCGCCCTCAACGTCGTGCCCTGGTCCGGTGAGCTGTGCGCGGACGGCTGGTCCTCTCACGAGCTGGCGGTACGCGGCGAGACGCGCCGGATCCTGCAGCTGGAGCAGCTCCCGGTGTCGGTGACCTGTGTCCAGGTGCCGGTGCTGACCGGGCATTCGCTGACCGTGCGGGCCCGCTTCGAGCGCGAGGTGGAGGCCGTGCACGCCCGGGAGATCCTGGAGGCCGCGCCCGGCGTGGTCCTCGTGGACGACCCCGCGGCCGGGGAGTTCCCCACCCCCGTGGACGCCGCCGGGACGGATCCCGCCTGGGTGGGCCGGGTGCGGGTCTCGCTCGACGATCCTTACGCCCTGGAGTTCTTCGTGTGCGCGGACAATCTCCGCAAGGGCGCAGCGCTGAATGCCACACAGATCGCGGAACTGATCGCAGGTGAATTTGCGTAA
- a CDS encoding GntR family transcriptional regulator, producing MPGSGAVTRNTLRQQIADALRDEVLAGRLPPGTEFTVKQIAEQYEVSATPVREALVDLSAQGLLELVQHRGFRVRILSVDDFRGMIEARALVVDGIFRRLAERGTAPGSGELLVSVRRRGEEARRAAQSGSLEVLIGYDLRFWRELSGLVANTYISEFLHRIRVQCWVFAVPHLQREPQLRAALWDGHSELVDAVTLADADAVRGIVRGYNDHALAWAARL from the coding sequence ATGCCAGGCAGCGGAGCTGTCACCCGCAACACACTTCGCCAGCAGATCGCGGACGCGCTGCGTGACGAGGTGCTCGCGGGACGCCTGCCTCCGGGGACCGAGTTCACCGTCAAGCAGATCGCCGAGCAGTACGAGGTCTCCGCCACCCCGGTGCGCGAGGCGCTCGTGGACCTCTCCGCCCAAGGGCTGCTCGAACTGGTCCAGCACCGCGGCTTCCGCGTGCGGATCCTCTCCGTGGACGACTTCCGGGGCATGATCGAGGCCCGCGCGCTCGTCGTGGACGGGATCTTCCGTCGCCTCGCCGAGCGCGGCACCGCCCCCGGCTCCGGCGAGCTGCTGGTGTCGGTGCGCCGCCGGGGCGAGGAGGCCCGCCGGGCCGCGCAGAGCGGCTCGCTCGAAGTGCTGATCGGCTACGACCTGCGCTTCTGGCGGGAGCTGAGCGGGCTGGTCGCCAACACCTACATCTCCGAGTTCCTGCACCGCATCCGCGTGCAGTGCTGGGTCTTCGCCGTCCCCCACCTCCAGCGCGAGCCGCAACTGCGGGCGGCGCTGTGGGACGGCCACAGCGAGCTGGTGGACGCCGTGACGCTCGCCGACGCCGACGCGGTGCGCGGCATCGTGCGCGGCTACAACGACCACGCGCTGGCCTGGGCCGCCCGCCTCTGA
- a CDS encoding SLATT domain-containing protein, with translation MSQPEMQPEGPPRDPREEGGGPMAAGDLTGRPFPLGDWGEPAERLDELYRRVEADALRTAEWYLSDRAWKRRGARVLRAGAAVGAVTGASMPLLELTGSIPGASTYGYLALLLGAAALACDRFFGLTSGWMRDVATAQAVQRRLQTLQFDWASENVREVLGPTEGTAGEAAERCLTVLRRFSEDITELVRSETADWMVEFRAGPAPLVMQSLGASGGRPDANIPPARFPLPPGTRPNMPRQRPPEQPR, from the coding sequence GTGAGCCAGCCGGAGATGCAGCCCGAGGGGCCACCCCGGGATCCCCGGGAGGAAGGCGGCGGACCGATGGCGGCGGGCGATCTGACCGGCCGGCCGTTCCCCCTCGGGGACTGGGGCGAGCCCGCCGAGCGGCTCGACGAGCTCTACCGGCGGGTCGAGGCCGACGCGCTGCGCACCGCCGAGTGGTATCTGTCCGACCGCGCGTGGAAGCGGCGCGGTGCGCGCGTGCTGCGCGCCGGGGCGGCCGTGGGCGCCGTCACGGGCGCCTCGATGCCGTTGTTGGAGCTGACGGGCTCGATCCCGGGCGCCTCCACGTACGGATACCTCGCGCTGCTGCTGGGCGCGGCCGCGCTGGCGTGCGACCGGTTCTTCGGGCTGACGTCCGGGTGGATGCGGGACGTGGCCACGGCCCAGGCGGTGCAGCGCCGGCTCCAGACCCTCCAGTTCGACTGGGCCTCGGAGAACGTGCGCGAGGTGCTCGGCCCCACCGAGGGCACCGCCGGCGAGGCCGCCGAGCGGTGCCTGACCGTGCTGCGCCGCTTCTCCGAGGACATCACCGAGCTGGTGCGCTCGGAGACGGCGGACTGGATGGTGGAGTTCCGGGCCGGGCCCGCGCCGCTGGTGATGCAGTCGCTGGGGGCGTCCGGGGGGCGCCCGGACGCGAACATCCCGCCCGCCCGCTTCCCGCTGCCGCCGGGCACCAGACCGAACATGCCCCGGCAACGGCCGCCGGAGCAGCCGCGCTGA
- a CDS encoding SigE family RNA polymerase sigma factor, with amino-acid sequence MAESAESAEKAVPAEVVAGTTVDHLTATYQAHYRSLLGLAALLLDDTASCEDVVQEAFIRVHSARNRVRDREKTLAYLRQTVVNLSRSALRRRILGLKLLSKPMPDMASAEEGAYDQLERDDLIKAMRGLQRRQREVLVLRYFADMTESQVAETLGISLGSVKAYGSRGIAALRVAMEAAQS; translated from the coding sequence ATGGCTGAGTCGGCCGAGTCGGCTGAGAAGGCCGTTCCCGCCGAGGTGGTGGCCGGCACCACCGTCGACCACCTCACCGCGACCTACCAGGCGCACTACCGCTCGCTCCTCGGCCTGGCCGCGCTGCTCCTCGACGACACCGCCTCCTGCGAGGACGTGGTCCAAGAGGCCTTCATCCGGGTGCACTCCGCCCGGAACCGGGTCCGCGACCGGGAGAAGACGCTGGCGTACCTGCGCCAGACCGTCGTGAACCTCTCGCGGTCCGCCCTGCGTCGCCGCATCCTCGGCCTCAAGCTGCTCTCGAAGCCGATGCCGGACATGGCCAGCGCCGAAGAGGGCGCGTACGACCAGCTGGAGCGGGACGATCTGATCAAGGCGATGCGTGGACTGCAGCGCAGGCAGCGCGAGGTTCTGGTGCTGCGCTACTTCGCGGACATGACGGAGTCCCAGGTCGCCGAAACGCTCGGCATATCGCTCGGATCGGTCAAGGCGTACGGATCGCGGGGCATTGCCGCGCTGCGGGTGGCGATGGAGGCTGCGCAGTCATGA
- a CDS encoding aspartate kinase, producing MGLVVQKYGGSSVADAEGIKRVAKRIVDAKKNGHQVVVVVSAMGDTTDELIDLAEQVSPMPAGREFDMLLTAGERISMALLAMAIKNLGHEAQSFTGSQAGVITDSVHNKARIIDVTPGRIRTALDEGNIAIVAGFQGVSADSKDITTLGRGGSDTTAVALAAALDAEVCEIYTDVDGVFTADPRVVKKAKKIDWISSEDMLELAASGSKVLLHRCVEYARRYNIPIHVRSSFSGLPGTWVSNENPQGDAQVEHAIISGVAHDVSEAKITVVGVPDKPGEAAAIFRAIADAEINIDMIVQNVSAASTGLTDISFTLPKAEGHKAIEALEKAKGAIGFDSLRYDDQIGKISLVGAGMKTNPGVTASFFQALSDAGVNIELISTSEIRISVVTRQDDVNEAVRAVHTAFGLDSDSAEAVVYGGTGR from the coding sequence GTGGGCCTTGTCGTGCAGAAGTACGGAGGCTCCTCCGTAGCCGATGCCGAGGGCATCAAGCGTGTTGCCAAGCGGATCGTGGATGCCAAGAAGAACGGCCACCAGGTGGTCGTCGTGGTTTCCGCGATGGGCGACACGACGGACGAGCTGATCGATCTCGCCGAGCAGGTATCTCCGATGCCTGCGGGGCGTGAGTTCGACATGCTGCTGACCGCCGGAGAGCGGATCTCCATGGCCCTGCTGGCCATGGCGATCAAAAACCTGGGCCACGAGGCCCAGTCGTTCACCGGTAGCCAGGCAGGCGTGATCACCGACTCGGTCCACAACAAAGCGCGCATCATCGATGTCACGCCGGGCCGTATCCGCACCGCGCTGGACGAGGGCAACATCGCCATCGTCGCCGGCTTCCAGGGCGTGTCCGCGGACTCCAAGGACATCACCACCCTCGGCCGGGGCGGCTCGGACACCACGGCCGTCGCGCTCGCCGCGGCCCTGGACGCCGAGGTCTGCGAGATCTACACCGACGTCGACGGCGTCTTCACCGCGGACCCCCGCGTCGTGAAGAAGGCCAAGAAGATCGACTGGATCTCCTCCGAGGACATGCTGGAGCTTGCGGCCTCCGGTTCCAAGGTGCTGCTGCACCGCTGCGTCGAGTACGCGCGCCGCTACAACATCCCGATCCACGTCCGCTCGTCCTTCTCCGGACTGCCGGGCACCTGGGTCAGCAACGAGAATCCGCAAGGGGACGCGCAGGTGGAGCACGCCATCATCTCCGGAGTCGCGCACGACGTCTCCGAAGCCAAGATCACGGTCGTCGGTGTCCCGGACAAGCCGGGCGAGGCCGCGGCGATCTTCCGTGCCATCGCGGACGCCGAGATCAACATCGACATGATCGTGCAGAACGTGTCCGCGGCCTCCACGGGCCTCACGGACATCTCCTTCACCCTCCCCAAGGCCGAGGGCCACAAGGCCATCGAGGCGCTGGAGAAGGCGAAGGGCGCGATCGGCTTCGACTCCCTGCGCTACGACGACCAGATCGGCAAGATCTCCCTGGTCGGCGCGGGCATGAAGACGAACCCGGGCGTCACCGCCTCCTTCTTCCAGGCGCTGTCCGACGCGGGCGTGAACATCGAGCTGATCTCGACCTCCGAGATCCGCATCTCGGTCGTCACCCGCCAGGACGACGTCAACGAGGCCGTCCGCGCCGTGCACACGGCCTTCGGCCTCGACTCCGACAGCGCCGAAGCCGTCGTCTACGGCGGCACCGGACGATGA
- a CDS encoding SURF1 family cytochrome oxidase biogenesis protein — protein MHRFLLTPRWWGINVFVALAVPFCLYMGSWQLGRFEDRVDSHREANAQQPADRTVAPLESLLPVDKTTSGRMASAAGEYVDQLLVPERRLDGESGFYVLTLLKTDSGKAVPVVRGWLPGVADPAKAPAPPTGRVEVSGALQSAENSGTKGVHSQGGLPAGQLGVIGAASLVNIVPYDLYDAWLTVQTPSDGMTPVPAQAPTNTGLDLKAFQNLGYTGEWFVFVAFVLFMWFRLYRREVETIRDAEAGLLEPAAR, from the coding sequence GTGCACCGGTTTCTCCTGACCCCGCGCTGGTGGGGGATCAACGTCTTCGTCGCGCTCGCCGTTCCCTTCTGCCTGTACATGGGGTCCTGGCAGCTCGGCCGGTTCGAGGACCGCGTCGACAGCCACCGGGAGGCGAACGCGCAGCAGCCCGCGGACCGGACGGTCGCGCCTTTGGAGTCGCTGCTCCCGGTCGACAAGACGACGTCCGGACGGATGGCCTCGGCGGCCGGGGAGTACGTGGACCAGCTGCTGGTGCCCGAGCGGCGGCTGGACGGCGAGTCCGGTTTCTACGTGCTGACCCTGCTGAAGACCGACTCCGGCAAGGCCGTTCCGGTGGTCCGGGGCTGGCTGCCGGGGGTGGCGGATCCCGCGAAGGCGCCCGCACCGCCGACCGGCCGGGTCGAGGTCTCCGGAGCCCTGCAGTCCGCGGAGAACTCCGGGACGAAGGGGGTCCACTCCCAGGGCGGGCTGCCGGCCGGGCAGCTCGGGGTGATCGGGGCGGCCTCGCTGGTCAACATCGTCCCGTACGACCTGTACGACGCCTGGCTGACCGTGCAGACCCCGTCGGACGGGATGACTCCGGTGCCCGCGCAGGCACCGACCAACACCGGGCTCGACCTGAAGGCCTTCCAGAACCTCGGCTACACCGGCGAGTGGTTCGTCTTCGTCGCCTTCGTGCTCTTCATGTGGTTCCGGCTCTACCGTCGCGAGGTGGAGACCATCCGCGACGCCGAGGCCGGCCTGCTGGAGCCCGCCGCGCGGTAG
- a CDS encoding YbaB/EbfC family nucleoid-associated protein, with protein MIPGGGQPNMQQLLQQAQKMQQDLAAAQEELARTEVEGQAGGGLVKATVTGSGELRALVIDPKAVDPEDTETLADLVVAAVQAANENAQALQQQKLGPLAQGLGGGSGIPGLPF; from the coding sequence GTGATTCCCGGTGGTGGCCAGCCCAACATGCAGCAGCTGCTCCAGCAGGCCCAGAAGATGCAGCAGGATCTCGCGGCCGCGCAGGAGGAGCTCGCCCGGACCGAGGTCGAGGGCCAGGCCGGCGGCGGTCTGGTGAAGGCGACCGTCACCGGATCCGGCGAGCTGCGCGCCCTGGTGATCGACCCGAAGGCCGTGGATCCCGAGGACACGGAGACGCTCGCCGACCTGGTGGTCGCCGCGGTGCAGGCGGCCAACGAGAATGCGCAGGCGCTCCAGCAGCAGAAGCTGGGCCCGCTGGCCCAGGGCCTGGGCGGCGGCAGCGGTATCCCCGGCCTCCCGTTCTAG
- a CDS encoding DUF5063 domain-containing protein, with the protein MSDATLHALGQDPDDFAASISDQIESFIVAVTEVAKGEDPDSAVPFLLLEVSQLLLAGGRLGAYQDVLPDERYEPDLGPEPDVDDLRERFAVMLEPVDVYSEVFDPYEPRKAPVAHRISDDLADVVADLRHGLIHHQAGRITEALWWWQFSYFTNWGPTASATLRALQSLIAHVRLDQPLAALDGLDTDEDLTEEDLAEQAGQVMAEELGGLGRT; encoded by the coding sequence ATGTCTGACGCAACGCTGCACGCCCTGGGACAGGATCCGGACGACTTCGCCGCCTCGATCTCGGACCAGATCGAGTCCTTCATCGTCGCGGTCACCGAGGTGGCCAAGGGCGAGGACCCGGACAGCGCGGTGCCCTTCCTCCTCCTGGAGGTGTCCCAGCTGCTGCTGGCGGGCGGCCGGCTGGGCGCGTACCAGGACGTACTGCCCGACGAGCGCTACGAGCCCGACCTGGGCCCGGAGCCGGACGTGGACGACCTGCGCGAGCGCTTCGCGGTCATGCTGGAGCCGGTCGACGTCTACTCCGAGGTCTTCGACCCGTACGAGCCGCGCAAGGCCCCGGTCGCCCACCGGATCTCGGACGACCTCGCCGACGTGGTCGCCGACCTGCGGCACGGACTCATCCACCACCAGGCCGGTCGGATCACCGAGGCGCTGTGGTGGTGGCAGTTCTCGTACTTCACCAACTGGGGTCCGACGGCCTCGGCGACCCTGCGCGCCCTGCAGTCGCTGATCGCCCACGTCCGCCTCGACCAGCCCCTCGCCGCCCTGGACGGCCTGGACACGGACGAGGACCTGACCGAGGAGGACCTCGCGGAGCAGGCCGGACAGGTTATGGCCGAGGAACTCGGCGGACTCGGCCGTACCTGA
- the recR gene encoding recombination mediator RecR — MYEGVVQDLIDELGRLPGVGPKSAQRIAFHILQAEPTDVRRLAHALLEVKDKVRFCAVCGNVAQEERCGICRDPRRDTTVICVVEEPKDVVAIERTREFRGKYHVLGGAISPIEGVGPDDLRIRELLARLADGEVTELILATDPNLEGEATATYLARMIKPMGLKVTRLASGLPVGGDLEYADEVTLGRAFEGRRLLDV, encoded by the coding sequence TTGTACGAAGGCGTGGTTCAGGACCTGATCGACGAACTGGGCAGGCTGCCCGGCGTCGGGCCCAAGAGCGCGCAGCGGATCGCCTTCCACATCCTGCAGGCCGAGCCCACCGACGTCCGCCGCCTCGCGCACGCGCTGCTGGAGGTCAAGGACAAGGTCCGGTTCTGCGCGGTGTGCGGGAACGTGGCGCAGGAGGAGCGGTGCGGCATCTGCCGCGACCCGCGCCGGGACACCACGGTCATCTGTGTCGTCGAGGAGCCGAAGGACGTCGTCGCCATCGAGCGGACGCGCGAGTTCCGGGGGAAGTACCACGTCCTCGGCGGCGCGATCAGTCCGATCGAGGGCGTCGGCCCGGACGACCTGCGCATCCGCGAGCTGCTGGCTCGCCTGGCGGACGGTGAGGTGACCGAGCTGATCCTGGCCACCGACCCGAACCTGGAGGGCGAGGCCACCGCCACCTACCTCGCCCGCATGATCAAGCCCATGGGCCTGAAGGTCACCCGCCTGGCCAGCGGGCTCCCCGTCGGGGGAGATCTGGAGTACGCGGACGAGGTCACGCTCGGGCGGGCCTTTGAAGGAAGGCGACTTCTCGATGTCTGA